GAGGGGCGAACGGGCCAGCACCACCAGATACGCCCCGTAGACCAAGGAGAGCCCGGCCAGGGCACACGCCACCACGGCGGCGTGCCAGGGCCGGGCTCTCGCCGTCCGCACCAGTGCCCGCGCCACCACGATCAGCAGCGGGAACGCCGGCAGCAGGAAGCGCGGTTTGGACTCGAAGAACCCGGAGCCGCCGAGCGTGACCAGCAACAGGACGCCGCTGTACACGACCAGCGGCAGCGGGGCGCGGTCCACGATGAGCAGCGCGAAGAGCACCGTGCTCACCAGGACGATCATCAGCGCCATCGGGAAGAGCAGCCGGGTGCCGTGCAGCAGCATGTGGTCGACGAAGCGCAGCGAGCCCCGCCCGAAGTCGAAGCGTGAGCCCCACAGCCGCTGCACCGTGAAGTAGCCGCCGAGCGGATCGCCCCTGCGGCGGCCCACCCAGAGCACATAGCCGCCCCAGCCGAGCGGTGCGAGCGCCGCGCCCGTCCACAGCCTGTGGGAAACTCCGCGGCCGCGTACCCGCCACACCTCGTGCGCGGCCGCCGCGAGGACCGCGGCGGCCACCGCGATGCCGTTGGGACGGGACAGCCCCGCGAGCGCCGCCAGCGCACCCGCCCACACCCAGCGCCGGGTGAGCGCCGCGTACAGCGACCAGGCGGCGAACGCGGTCAGCACGGGTTCCGTGTACGCCATCGAGAGCACGACGGAGTGCGGGAGCAGACCCCAGAGCAGTACGAGGACCGTGGCGACGGCGCGGCCGTGCAGTCTGACGCCGATCAGACGGATCCCGTACGCGGCGACCACGGCGGCCGTCCACGACAGCAGCAGGCCCGCCGCGAGGCCGCCCAGCGGGGTGAACTCGGTGAGGACGCGGATCAGCCCCGGGTACAGCGGGAAGAACGCCAGGTCGCTGTGGATGCCGGCCGGGGTGTGCTGGGTGCGCCCGTAGCCGTGCGCGGCGATCCCCAGGTACCACGCCGAGTCCCAGGAGCCCCCGAGCAGCAGCACGGGGTCCCGGCCCGAGGACCGGGCCACGGCGGCGAGCACGAGACCACCGCACACCCGCGCGGCGACGAACAGTCCGAGGGCGGCGACGGCCGTGGTCGGCAGCCTCCGCCCGTCCCCGGCCGGACGGACACGGTCGCGGTCGCCCGGACCCTCGACGGCGGGGGCCGGGACGGTACTGGCGTGGGTCACACCCGAACCATGCGTCGGACATGACCGATTTGCGAACCTTGCGCGGCCGTGCGGGCGGTGAATTCCTACGCCCAGGCGCGCCGTCGGCGCAGGGGCCGGGGCGGTGTCGCCGGCGGTGCGCCGACCCGCGTCAGCCCGCCAGCGCCTTGAGCCGCGTCAGCCCGCCAGCGCCTTGAGCCGCGTCAGCCCGCCAGCGCCTTGAGCCGCTGGGCCGCCTCCTCCAAGACCTCCGTGCGCTTGCAGAAGGCGAAGCGGACGAACGGGGCACCGGCCTCGCGGTGGTCGTAGAAGACCGCGTTCGGGATGGCGACGACGCCCGCGCGCTCCGGCAGGGCGCGGCAGAAGGCGAAGCCGTCGCTCTCGCCGAGGGGGCGGATGTCGGTCGTGATGAAGTACGTGCCCGCGGGCCGGAACACCTCGAAACCCGCCTCGGTGAGCCCGGACGCGAGCAGGTCCCGCTTGGCCCGCATGTCCGCGCGGAACCCCTCGAAGTACGTGTCCGGAAGCGCGAGCGCCTCGGCGACGGCGTACTGGAACGGCCCGGACGACACGTACGTCAGGAACTGCTTGGCCGAGCGCACCGCCGTGACGAGCCTGGGCGCCGCCGTCACCCAGCCGACCTTCCACCCCGTGAAGGAGAACGTCTTGCCGGCCGAGCCGATGGTGACCGTCCGCTCGCGCATGCCGGGGAAGGCCGCCAGCGGCAGGTGCTCCGCGTCGTCGAACACCAGGTGCTCGTACACCTCGTCCGTGACGACGAGCAGGTCGCGCTCGACGGCCAGATCGGCGATGGCGGCGAGCTCCTCACGGGTGAGCACGGTCCCGGTCGGGTTGTGCGGGGTGTTGATCAGCAGCAGCCGGGTGCGGTCGGTGACGGCGTCGCGCAGCTCGTCGAGGTCGAGCCGGAAACTTCCCTCGTACGGACGCAGGGTGACCGGAACCCGCTTCCCGCCCGCCATCGCGATGCAGGCCGCGTACGAGTCGTAGTACGGCTCGAAGGCGATCACCTCGTCGCCGGGCTCCAGCAGGGCCAGCAGGGTCGCGGCGATCGCCTCGGTCGCGCCCGCGGTGACCAGCACCTCCGTGTCCGGGTCGTATGTGAGCCCGTAGCGCCGCTGCTGGTGCGCGGCGACCGCGGTGCGCAGCTCGGGGATGCCGGGACCCGGCGGGTACTGGTTGCCGTGCCCGTCGCGCAGCGCCCGTACGGCGGCCTCGCGGACCTCCTCCGGGCCGTCGGTGTCGGGGAAGCCCTGGCCGAGGTTGATGGACCCGGTGCTCACCGCGAGGGCCGACATCTCGGCGAAGATCGTCGTCCCGAACTCGGCGAGCCGACGGTTGAGCAGGGGGCGCGCACTGGAGGTCATGGCGGCCATCCTGCGCCCAAGCTCTGGACTTCCTCAACTCTGCTTTGACAGGTGAGACGCCGGGGCATCCCCCGTTCACGAAGGAACGGCAAGAACGGCAAGAACGCGACGCGCGACGGCAAG
The Streptomyces sp. CGMCC 4.7035 DNA segment above includes these coding regions:
- a CDS encoding pyridoxal phosphate-dependent aminotransferase gives rise to the protein MAAMTSSARPLLNRRLAEFGTTIFAEMSALAVSTGSINLGQGFPDTDGPEEVREAAVRALRDGHGNQYPPGPGIPELRTAVAAHQQRRYGLTYDPDTEVLVTAGATEAIAATLLALLEPGDEVIAFEPYYDSYAACIAMAGGKRVPVTLRPYEGSFRLDLDELRDAVTDRTRLLLINTPHNPTGTVLTREELAAIADLAVERDLLVVTDEVYEHLVFDDAEHLPLAAFPGMRERTVTIGSAGKTFSFTGWKVGWVTAAPRLVTAVRSAKQFLTYVSSGPFQYAVAEALALPDTYFEGFRADMRAKRDLLASGLTEAGFEVFRPAGTYFITTDIRPLGESDGFAFCRALPERAGVVAIPNAVFYDHREAGAPFVRFAFCKRTEVLEEAAQRLKALAG
- a CDS encoding mannosyltransferase family protein, yielding MTHASTVPAPAVEGPGDRDRVRPAGDGRRLPTTAVAALGLFVAARVCGGLVLAAVARSSGRDPVLLLGGSWDSAWYLGIAAHGYGRTQHTPAGIHSDLAFFPLYPGLIRVLTEFTPLGGLAAGLLLSWTAAVVAAYGIRLIGVRLHGRAVATVLVLLWGLLPHSVVLSMAYTEPVLTAFAAWSLYAALTRRWVWAGALAALAGLSRPNGIAVAAAVLAAAAHEVWRVRGRGVSHRLWTGAALAPLGWGGYVLWVGRRRGDPLGGYFTVQRLWGSRFDFGRGSLRFVDHMLLHGTRLLFPMALMIVLVSTVLFALLIVDRAPLPLVVYSGVLLLVTLGGSGFFESKPRFLLPAFPLLIVVARALVRTARARPWHAAVVACALAGLSLVYGAYLVVLARSPL